Proteins co-encoded in one Aspergillus luchuensis IFO 4308 DNA, chromosome 6, nearly complete sequence genomic window:
- a CDS encoding putative tartrate dehydrogenase (COG:E;~EggNog:ENOG410PK25;~InterPro:IPR019818,IPR024084,IPR011829;~PFAM:PF00180;~go_function: GO:0000287 - magnesium ion binding [Evidence IEA];~go_function: GO:0016616 - oxidoreductase activity, acting on the CH-OH group of donors, NAD or NADP as acceptor [Evidence IEA];~go_function: GO:0051287 - NAD binding [Evidence IEA];~go_process: GO:0055114 - oxidation-reduction process [Evidence IEA]), which yields MSPSVTRRTYSIASIPADGIGPEVIEAGITALNALTDTLQTFKLDFKHYDWSSETYKKTGKYIPDGGLDELKKHDAIFFGAVGAPDVPDHISLWGLRLAICQPFQQYANVRPTRVFRGTQSPLRNCNIGDLDWVIIRENSEGEYAGQGGRSHTGKPWESATEVSVFTRHAVERIMRFAFETAQKRPRKLLTVVTKSNAQRNGMVLWDEVAKVTAKDFPDVTVDKMLVDAMTTRMVLNPKSLDTIVATNLHADILSDLAAALAGSIGIAPTSNLDPTREYPSMFEPIHGSAFDITGMGISNPVATFWTAAEMLAWLGEQEASEKLLTCVENVCEQGILTRDLGGKANTKEVTDAVVAEIKKLGSK from the exons ATGTCTCCCTCCGTCACTCGCAGAACATACAGCATTGCTTCTATCCCCGCGGATGGAATTGGTCCCGAGGTCATCGAGGCCGGTATCACCGCCTTGAATGCTTTGACCGATACCCTCCAGACTTTCAAGCTTGACTTCAAGCACTATGACTGGAGCTCCGAGACATACAAAAAGACCGGCAAATACATACCGGATGGAGGTCTTGACGAATTGAAGAAGCACGACGCTATCTTTTTCGGTGCTGTTGGCGCCCCTG ATGTCCCTGATCACATCTCCCTCTGGGGTCTTCGTCTGGCTATCTGCCAGCCCTTCCAACAATATGCCAATGTCCGCCCCACTCGAGTATTCCGGGGTACCCAGTCTCCCCTCCGCAACTGCAACATTGGGGATCTCGACTGGGTCATTATTCGCGAGAACAGCGAAGGCGAGTATGCGGGCCAGGGTGGTCGTTCTCACACAGGCAAGCCTTGGGAGTCGGCAACCGAGGTTTCCGTCTTCACCCGTCACGCTGTGGAGCGTATCATGCGTTTCGCTTTCGAGACCGCCCAGAAGCGGCCTCGCAAGCTCTTGACTGTTGTTACCAAGAGCAATGCTCAGCGTAACGGAATGGTTCTGTGGGATGAGGTTGCTAAGGTCACGGCTAAG GATTTCCCCGATGTCACTGTTGATAAGATGCTGGTCGACGCTATGACCACCCGCATGGTTCTGAACCCCAAGAGTCTTGATACTATCGTGGCAACGAACCTACACGCCGATATCTTGTCTGAcctggctgctgctctggcTGGATCTATCGGTATTGCCCCTACCTCCAATCTCGACCCTACCCGCGAGTACCCTAGCATGTTTGAGCCTATCCACGGCTCTGCTTTCGATATCACTGGCATGGGTATCTCGAACCCTGTTGCTACTTTCTGGACCGCGGCTGAAATGCTTGCTTGGCTGGGCGAGCAGGAGGCTTCCGAGAAGCTTCTGACCTGTGTTGAGAATGTTTGCGAGCAGGGCATTCTCACTCGTGACTTGGGTGGCAAGGCTAACACCAAGGAGGTTACcgatgctgttgttgccgaGATTAAGAAGCTGGGCTCTAAGTAG
- a CDS encoding tellurite-resistance/dicarboxylate transporter family protein (COG:I;~EggNog:ENOG410Q2DC;~InterPro:IPR004695,IPR038665,IPR030185;~PFAM:PF03595;~TransMembrane:10 (i12-32o38-63i84-107o119-139i151-173o179-202i223-244o264-290i302-321o333-357i);~go_component: GO:0016021 - integral component of membrane [Evidence IEA];~go_function: GO:0015140 - malate transmembrane transporter activity [Evidence IEA];~go_process: GO:0055085 - transmembrane transport [Evidence IEA];~go_process: GO:0071423 - malate transmembrane transport [Evidence IEA]), producing MHSMTFVDRICRVSWGWFSVSMSTGSIGTLLYNTPHKFSGLMIIGKIFFILDIVTDLAIWASLITRFTRNRHAFRNTFNDPEEAYLIPTAALGFATILFGIECYGVPACGGWLKYVQLILFWVYTAVAISLAVGLNWHLYQTRMASRQPFWLVRLLPSFPAMLGGTTASLLAGAQPNHFAIPILIAGTCLQGFGFLISLFILGEYFYGLHHYGLPPMRRRPQMFIAIGPPAFTAVALMGMAEVATEKFPAHYIPLASHVNTAEVLLILAVFLSIFMWIFSFFLWMLGWLSILAAHHEWKFDITWWATVFPNTGFALATIKIGDLVASKPIQWVGSAATIIQVALWLGCFFLHIWAYLTRRTLWPGMDEGFEAEGHIGERLDMEGEVVSSKHSVTS from the coding sequence ATGCATTCAATGACCTTTGTCGACAGAATTTGTCGGGTCTCCTGGGGATGGTTCTCGGTCTCGATGAGCACTGGGAGCATTGGTACTCTGCTTTACAACACTCCTCACAAATTTTCTGGTCTTATGATTATTGGAAAGATATTTTTCATTCTTGATATTGTCACTGATTTGGCCATTTGGGCTTCTCTCATCACACGATTCACACGAAACCGACACGCCTTCAGAAATACATTCAACGACCCGGAAGAAGCCTATCTCATTCCTACAGCTGCTTTGGGCTTCGCTACTATACTTTTTGGAATAGAATGTTATGGCGTTCCTGCCTGTGGAGGCTGGCTGAAATATGTTCAGCTGATTCTATTCTGGGTTTATACAGCCGTGGCAATATCTCTGGCAGTTGGCCTTAACTGGCATCTTTATCAGACCCGTATGGCTTCTCGCCAACCTTTCTGGCTTGTGCGCCTCCTTCCGTCCTTTCCGGCTATGCTCGGCGGTACCACTGCCTCACTACTCGCCGGTGCCCAGCCTAATCACTTTGCCATCCCTATTCTTATTGCTGGAACGTGCTTGCAGGGTTTTGGCTTCTTGATTTCTCTATTCATACTAGGTGAATACTTCTACGGCCTTCACCACTATGGCCTACCGCCCATGCGCCGCAGACCTCAGATGTTCATTGCTATTGGACCACCGGCGTTTACTGCAGTCGCGCTAATGGGCATGGCCGAGGTTGCAACAGAAAAATTCCCTGCTCATTATATCCCTTTGGCCTCGCACGTCAACACCGCAGAAGTTCTACTCATTCTTGCGGTATTCTTGTCGATTTTCATGTggatcttctctttctttctctggatGCTTGGGTGGCTTAGCATCCTAGCTGCTCACCATGAATGGAAGTTTGATATCACTTGGTGGGCAACTGTGTTCCCAAATACTGGGTTTGCTTTGGCAACAATAAAAATCGGAGATTTGGTTGCTTCGAAGCCTATCCAGTGGGTTGGCAGTGCAGCTACCATTATCCAAGTCGCTCTATGGTTAGGCTGCTTTTTTCTCCACATATGGGCGTACCTTACCCGCCGGACGTTGTGGCCAGGCATGGATGAGGGATTTGAAGCAGAGGGACATATTGGTGAAAGGCTTGATATGGAAGGAGAGGTAGTGTCTTCTAAACATTCAGTGACATCATAG
- a CDS encoding Zn(II)2Cys6 transcription factor domain-containing protein (COG:S;~EggNog:ENOG410PYEF;~InterPro:IPR036864;~TransMembrane:1 (i40-59o);~go_function: GO:0000981 - DNA-binding transcription factor activity, RNA polymerase II-specific [Evidence IEA];~go_function: GO:0008270 - zinc ion binding [Evidence IEA];~go_process: GO:0006355 - regulation of transcription, DNA-templated [Evidence IEA]) produces the protein MGRQQSKRASSADMPEDDDVLSPISCEVCRQRKCKCDRRLYAETPTFVSPPFIGAFWSLTCPCSPYCSQCSNESSKCKYPESGKRGLPLGYLNQLEQRLAETESALYGALMTLSSMGPTTTLLQATTKTDSLQKSKAARMDEWSRLPLRGWPDIYHWKASMCDQFTLNQSQEVPLVDHSTASHAISASPAATTIHSHSPQGELETPGPASFAWHPGGNVNMGSPYNAYLRPPGMVSSPTYLRDPAPGPAETIVNPFPDFSTATVTGNSGKEDEHSTMADELSKSKPSIYF, from the exons ATGGGACGGCAACAATCTAAACGGGCATCCAGTGCCGACATGCCAG aagatgacgatgttCTAAGTCCTATCTCCTGTGAGGTATGCAGGCAGCGGAAATGCAAA TGCGATCGCAGACTGTATGCAGAAACTCCAACCTTCGTATCCCCCCCCTTCATCGGAGCTTTTTGGTCACTGACATGCCCCTGCAGCCCGTATTGCTCTCAATGCTCCAACGAATCATCAAAATGCAAATATCCTGAAAGCGGCAAGAG AGGCTTGCCTCTCGGATATTTAAATCAATTAGAGCAAAGACTTGCAGAGACTGAGTCGGCCCTTTATGGTGCTCTCATGACATTGAGCTCAATGGGTCCAACAACTACTTTGCTCCAAGCCACCACGAAGACGGATTCGCTACAAAAATCGAAAGCTGCAcgaatggatgaatggtCGCGATTGCCGCTTCGAGGTTGGCCCGACATATACCACTGGAAGGCATCCATGTGCGATCAATTTACCCTCAATCAGTCGCAAGAGGTACCGCTCGTGGATCACTCGACAGCTAGTCATGCCATTTCAGCTTCGCCTGCTGCGACTACCATCCACAGTCACAGCCCTCAAGGTGAATTAGAAACTCCGGGGCCGGCTAGCTTTGCGTGGCACCCAGGCGGAAATGTCAACATGGGCAGTCCCTATAACGCCTATCTTCGACCTCCCGGGATGGTTTCTTCTCCGACATATTTGAGGGACCCAGCTCCGGGTCCAGCAGAGACCATAGTTAATCCATTTCCTGACTTCAGTACCGCCACGGTGACGGGTAATAGTGGGAAAGAAGACGAGCATTCCACGATGGCGGACGAGCTATCTAAAAGCAAGCCTAGCATATACTTCTAA
- a CDS encoding CeGAL family transcription factor (COG:K;~EggNog:ENOG410PMF5;~InterPro:IPR007219;~PFAM:PF04082;~go_function: GO:0003677 - DNA binding [Evidence IEA];~go_function: GO:0008270 - zinc ion binding [Evidence IEA];~go_process: GO:0006351 - transcription, DNA-templated [Evidence IEA]) yields the protein MVSPSSFGSRLEENETDWHAAPRAAKRRKRASTAGASRPSPREIGVMRESQNDGPATFLGSSSGIHFVRQVYNAFARRSAELQRARNRTSVPGEDDRLQRNSGDFNSHSTDELWSREELNFESDSSFSFDDLASWTRRYFEDWHPIFPFLHAPTVLKSMETLANQGVSAVSRLDMIIIRSLVSISLADNRQTDGSGANTEPVPATLVFQSVRHIIQDIQSLLMEPTTVPLLQATFCAQLTLTSLLRLNAASRVGGVITRTAYHLGLHRCPARFSCFGSHEKDIRYRLFWSIYTLERYLSQALGIPLSIRDDDIDVCYPGEERHSTTFLTSHGHTDSRLRLLCHLAKFARVRGLIIELRNKSVLHSHASPVEASYVNGELSQWWNEVYDDVYPTEDDEDTESRQGSPLASYHRLLLIVFRHEAVIAMNRPLLTAEKPNQDQDYKNALQTCIESSRSALAALKKYMSSPSQAPMTWPSFTWTTWMACLILMYASWEGELPIDTALKYGRMGTSVLQNLALRGSSWPETCIEGIKSMVSALSMNLSSRDHENAAGILSDGNASQLGPSDTRGAMRPESQHRSHPSASMGMNSAFSNTRRTGPTMYHRLSPSMSPQPFEPSTDSAPQRVNPIEHCDSPNLIRNASDMIDINSNDASHAQTSAGLIFGNMANSNAVLNQGLGQDPLSFSDPSYLFMNDLWSVADGPWIIHGNMM from the coding sequence ATGGTGTCCCCCTCTTCATTTGGCTCCCGcctggaggagaatgaaacCGACTGGCATGCCGCTCCTCGTGCTGCCAAAAGACGCAAGCGAGCCTCCACCGCAGGTGCATCACGACCTTCGCCCCGCGAGATCGGGGTGATGAGAGAATCTCAAAACGATGGACCAGCCACTTTTCTCGGAAGCTCTAGCGGAATTCACTTTGTTCGTCAGGTTTACAACGCCTTTGCTCGTCGATCCGCCGAGTTGCAGCGAGCTCGGAATCGAACCTCGGTGccaggagaagatgatcgaTTGCAGCGAAACTCCGGCGACTTCAACTCTCACAGTACAGATGAGCTGTGGTCGAGAGAGGAGCTAAACTTTGAATCAGATTCCTCGTTTTCATTCGATGATTTAGCCAGTTGGACTCGCCGCTATTTTGAGGACTGGCACCccatctttccctttcttcatgCACCGACTGTTCTTAAATCGATGGAAACTCTCGCGAACCAGGGTGTTTCAGCAGTCAGCCGGCTAGACATGATTATCATTCGCTCCCTTGTTTCGATATCTCTTGCCGATAACCGACAGACAGATGGCTCGGGTGCAAACACCGAACCAGTACCGGCCACCCTGGTATTCCAATCTGTACGTCACATCATACAAGATATACAAAGCCTGCTTATGGAGCCCACAACGGTACCACTCCTGCAAGCGACATTCTGTGCCCAGCTTACCCTCACATCTCTGTTACGTCTCAACGCTGCTTCTCGAGTCGGTGGTGTCATCACGCGAACTGCATATCATCTAGGATTGCATCGATGTCCGGCTCGCTTCTCATGCTTCGGTAGCCATGAGAAAGATATTAGATATCGATTATTCTGGTCCATATACACCCTGGAACGATATCTATCACAAGCTCTCGGTATCCCGCTTAGCATCCGAGATGACGACATTGATGTTTGCTATCCGGGCGAAGAAAGGCACTCAACCACTTTTTTAACATCACATGGCCACACCGATAGTCGACTGCGACTACTTTGCCACCTTGCTAAATTCGCTCGGGTACGCGGCTTGATAATTGAGCTTCGCAACAAGTCTGTCCTGCATAGTCATGCCAGTCCTGTCGAGGCGTCATATGTTAACGGCGAGCTTTCACAATGGTGGAATGAAGTATACGACGATGTCTATCCTACGGAGGACGATGAAGATACAGAATCAAGACAAGGCTCACCACTAGCCTCATATCATCGACTGCTTCTCATTGTCTTCCGACACGAGGCGGTTATTGCCATGAACCGACCATTGCTTACCGCTGAGAAGCCCAACCAGGACCAGGATTACAAAAATGCATTACAAACATGTATTGAGTCTTCGCGATCTGCGCTTGCAGCATTAAAGAAATAcatgtcttctccatctcaagCACCAATGACCTGGCCTTCCTTTACCTGGACAACATGGATGGCTTGTCTCATCTTGATGTACGCGTCATGGGAGGGCGAGCTCCCGATCGATACCGCATTAAAATACGGTCGGATGGGGACTTCTGTCCTTCAGAATCTTGCTTTGCGTGGGAGCAGCTGGCCTGAAACATGCATCGAGGGGATTAAGAGCATGGTATCTGCCTTGTCAATGAACCTGTCCAGTCGGGATCATGAAAATGCTGCTGGAATTTTGTCTGATGGAAATGCCTCACAGCTTGGCCCCTCAGATACCAGAGGGGCAATGAGACCGGAGTCCCAGCACAGAAGTCATCCATCTGCTTCGATGGGCATGAACTCCGCCTTTTCAAATACCCGCAGAACAGGGCCTACAATGTACCATCGTCTGTCGCCTTCTATGAGTCCACAACCATTTGAACCATCTACAGACTCTGCCCCTCAGCGGGTTAACCCAATCGAACACTGCGACTCGCCCAATCTGATTCGGAATGCCAGTGATATGATTGACATAAACTCGAACGACGCTTCCCACGCACAAACATCCGCCGGTCTAATATTCGGCAACATGGCGAACAGCAACGCCGTACTTAACCAGGGACTTGGACAGGATCCGCTTTCCTTCTCCGATCCATCTTACCTTTTCATGAACGATCTATGGAGCGTGGCAGATGGCCCTTGGATAATTCACGGAAACATGATGTAA
- a CDS encoding uncharacterized protein (BUSCO:EOG09261ONU;~COG:G;~EggNog:ENOG410PMD4;~InterPro:IPR027417), producing the protein MTKPTIPAQDIHNVLSNVLPRIKSHVEAQTSTSKKRPFLLGLTGLQGSGKSTWTDALVQALNDEYKYNTINISLDDLYLDHDDLIQVRDNNPSNRLLRTRGQPGTHDIALAVDFFDSLTKSSEKIIPSFDKSLFNGEGGRAPQDTWRRIPADVIIDIIIFEGWCVGFQPLPEDEISRRWNHAKEVSAGGSLKQTLGEHDLEHLLQVNKNLRKYCELFMGPQNFDFLVHLDTDDLINVYGWRLEQEHALRDKKKGAMSDEEVIRFVKGYMPAYELYLDQLRRGFFSGQEGKGQLSVVLDERRKVMEIRLV; encoded by the coding sequence ATGACCAAACCAACAATCCCCGCTCAGGATATTCACAACGTTCTCAGCAATGTCCTACCCCGAATCAAAAGCCACGTTGAAGCCcaaacatccacatccaaaaAGCGCCCATTTCTTCTGGGCCTGACAGGCCTCCAAGGAAGCGGGAAATCCACATGGACCGACGCACTCGTACAAGCCTTGAACGATGAATACAAATACAACACAATCAACATATCCTTAGATGACCTTTATCTCGATCATGACGACCTTATCCAAGTACGagacaacaacccctccaacagACTTCTGCGAACGCGAGGACAACCCGGCACTCACGATATTGCACTTGCGGTCGATTTCTTCGACAGTTTAACAAAGTCATCGGAGAAAATCATTCCATCATTCGACAAGAGCCTATTCAATGGAGAGGGTGGCCGAGCACCCCAAGACACGTGGCGTCGCATTCCAGCAgatgtcatcatcgacatTATTATTTTCGAAGGGTGGTGTGTCGGGTTCCAACCATTGCCAGAGGATGAAATTTCGCGTCGCTGGAACCACGCGAAAGAGGTCTCCGCGGGAGGCAGCTTGAAGCAGACGCTGGGTGAGCATGATTTGGAGCATTTGCTACAGGTTAACAAGAATTTGCGTAAGTACTGCGAGTTATTCATGGGGCCGCAGAATTTCGACTTTCTCGTGCATCTTGATACAGATGATTTGATTAATGTCTACGGATGGCGCCTCGAACAAGAACATGCCCTGcgagataagaagaagggcgCCATGTCTGATGAGGAAGTTATCCGGTTTGTGAAGGGGTATATGCCTGCTTACGAGCTTTATCTTGATCAATTACGGAGGGGGTTCTTCTCTGgccaggaagggaaagggcaaTTATCTGTCGTTTTAGACGAGCGAAGGAAAGTTATGGAAATTCGTCTTGTTTAA